One genomic window of Streptomonospora nanhaiensis includes the following:
- a CDS encoding GbsR/MarR family transcriptional regulator, with translation MGDPAPTELEFADEVAAFFEQEGMPLIAGRVIGWLLVCDPPEQTPAQLAEALQVSRSSISSAVRLLTPSGLVRRTRRPGRRDQYLSIPPDGWSRMLAARYAKTAAFRRVAERGLAALPDSPPERRERLANVHRLYLFLEDELPALWRRWEQAADTPEGTGAKGFDAAASGAGDRT, from the coding sequence ATGGGAGACCCCGCACCGACAGAGCTGGAGTTCGCCGACGAGGTCGCGGCCTTCTTCGAGCAGGAGGGCATGCCGCTGATCGCCGGCCGCGTCATCGGCTGGCTGCTGGTCTGCGACCCGCCGGAGCAGACCCCCGCCCAGCTGGCCGAGGCCCTGCAGGTCAGCCGCAGCTCCATCAGCAGCGCCGTCCGGCTGCTCACCCCCAGCGGCCTGGTCCGGCGCACCCGCAGGCCCGGGCGGCGCGACCAGTACCTCAGCATCCCGCCCGACGGCTGGAGCCGGATGCTGGCCGCCCGCTACGCCAAGACCGCCGCCTTCCGCCGTGTCGCCGAGCGCGGACTGGCGGCGCTGCCCGACTCCCCGCCCGAGCGGCGGGAGCGGCTGGCCAACGTGCACCGCCTCTACCTGTTCCTGGAGGACGAGCTGCCCGCGCTGTGGCGGCGGTGGGAGCAAGCCGCCGACACCCCCGAGGGCACCGGTGCCAAGGGTTTCGATGCCGCGGCTTCCGGCGCCGGGGACCGGACGTGA